From the Alphaproteobacteria bacterium genome, one window contains:
- a CDS encoding MFS transporter, translated as MPENALSKAEQRLSLAAIIASISVFAFTLGLSSPILALILEAQGISNSLIGVNSAMTAVGILVSAPFMPPLTRRLGIVRFMLLCMVMCAVLLLVLRALPNVYLWFPLRVVLGFAINGLFVLSETWINEIADNHNRGRLIGLYVTALAAAFAVGPLLIPIFGSQSWIPFVIAAATISLAALPLLAVRRLAPSFEAAGSAGIVAFFRLAPTLLAGTFLTAFIDAAALSLLPVYSMRLGLGEAVAGLMVAALVFGNVIFQFPLGWLGDHMNRYRLLVICGLFGMAGAALLPALSAGPGRWPLLFVWGGMTYGIYALSLTLLGERYRGTDLVAGNAAFAVMWGIGGILGPLAGGAAMDAWGPQGLPLAMAAACLLFVVLALYRHGPAPWRGAAP; from the coding sequence ATGCCTGAGAACGCGCTCAGCAAAGCCGAGCAGCGCCTCAGTCTAGCCGCCATCATCGCCAGCATCAGCGTCTTCGCCTTCACGCTGGGGCTGAGCTCGCCGATCCTGGCCCTGATCCTCGAGGCCCAGGGCATCTCGAACAGCCTGATCGGCGTCAACAGCGCCATGACCGCCGTGGGTATCCTGGTATCGGCGCCCTTCATGCCGCCGCTGACGCGGCGCCTCGGCATCGTCCGTTTCATGCTGCTGTGCATGGTGATGTGCGCGGTGCTTTTGCTGGTGCTGCGGGCCCTGCCCAACGTCTATCTGTGGTTTCCCCTCCGCGTCGTACTGGGCTTCGCCATCAACGGTCTTTTCGTGCTCAGCGAGACCTGGATCAACGAGATCGCCGACAACCACAACCGCGGCCGCCTGATCGGCCTCTACGTCACCGCCCTGGCGGCCGCCTTTGCCGTCGGGCCGCTGTTGATCCCGATTTTCGGCAGCCAAAGCTGGATACCCTTCGTCATCGCCGCCGCAACCATCTCACTGGCAGCGCTGCCGCTGCTCGCCGTGCGCCGGCTCGCTCCCAGCTTCGAGGCCGCCGGCAGCGCCGGCATTGTAGCCTTCTTCCGCCTGGCGCCGACGCTGCTGGCCGGCACCTTCCTGACCGCCTTCATCGATGCCGCGGCGCTTTCGCTGTTGCCGGTCTATAGCATGCGGCTGGGACTGGGCGAGGCAGTGGCCGGGTTGATGGTGGCGGCCCTGGTCTTCGGCAACGTCATCTTCCAGTTCCCCCTGGGCTGGCTGGGCGACCACATGAACCGCTACCGCCTGCTGGTCATCTGCGGCCTCTTCGGCATGGCCGGCGCCGCGTTGCTGCCGGCGCTGAGCGCCGGCCCCGGGCGCTGGCCGCTGCTCTTCGTCTGGGGCGGCATGACCTATGGCATCTACGCGCTATCGCTGACGCTGCTGGGCGAGCGCTACCGCGGCACCGACCTGGTCGCCGGCAACGCCGCCTTCGCCGTGATGTGGGGCATCGGCGGTATTCTCGGGCCGCTGGCCGGCGGCGCCGCCATGGACGCCTGGGGCCCTCAGGGCCTGCCGCTTGCCATGGCCGCCGCCTGTTTGCTGTTCGTGGTTCTCGCGCTCTACCGCCACGGCCCGGCGCCCTGGCGGGGCGCAGCCCCTTGA
- a CDS encoding NUDIX hydrolase, which yields MSRRPSHVRPRDAASLVLHRQNGAGEMLVLMGRRAPRHRFLPELYVFPGGRLDPDDSRATAASPLRPDVAARLARHSSPRKAFGLAMAAVRETFEETGLLIGAPLEAEAPGPESWQHFYRTGQAPALAHIDFIARALTPPPSPIRFNARFFVIDGDHAEGRLGGSGELLDLDWYPLAEALKLPLADVTEFVLDTALDHIESPPEPDADRPVPVFLYRNEISHIRYA from the coding sequence ATGAGCCGGCGCCCGAGCCACGTGCGGCCCCGCGACGCCGCCAGTCTGGTGCTGCACCGCCAAAACGGCGCCGGCGAGATGCTGGTGCTGATGGGCCGTCGCGCTCCGCGCCACAGGTTCCTGCCCGAACTTTACGTCTTTCCCGGCGGGCGGCTCGACCCGGACGACAGCCGGGCCACGGCCGCCAGCCCGCTCAGGCCCGACGTGGCCGCCCGCCTGGCCCGCCATTCCTCGCCCCGCAAGGCCTTCGGCCTGGCCATGGCGGCGGTACGCGAAACCTTCGAGGAAACCGGCCTGCTGATCGGCGCCCCCCTCGAGGCCGAGGCGCCGGGGCCCGAGTCGTGGCAACATTTCTACCGCACCGGTCAGGCCCCGGCACTGGCCCACATCGACTTCATCGCCCGGGCCTTGACGCCGCCGCCCTCGCCGATCCGCTTCAACGCGCGTTTTTTCGTCATCGACGGCGACCACGCCGAGGGCCGCCTGGGGGGCAGCGGCGAGCTCCTGGATCTGGACTGGTATCCGCTGGCCGAGGCCCTCAAGCTGCCGCTCGCCGACGTCACCGAATTCGTCCTCGATACAGCGCTCGATCACATCGAGTCCCCCCCCGAGCCAGACGCCGACCGGCCGGTTCCCGTTTTCTTGTATCGCAACGAAATCTCTCACATCCGGTATGCCTGA
- the rpmG gene encoding 50S ribosomal protein L33 — MAKPATLKIKLVSTADTGFYYVTKKNPRTLTEKLTLKKYDPVVRKHVEFKESKIK, encoded by the coding sequence ATGGCCAAGCCCGCCACCTTGAAGATCAAACTCGTCAGCACCGCCGACACGGGCTTTTATTACGTCACCAAGAAGAATCCGCGCACGCTGACCGAGAAGCTGACGCTGAAAAAATACGATCCCGTCGTGCGCAAGCACGTCGAATTCAAGGAAAGCAAGATCAAATAG
- the rnr gene encoding ribonuclease R → MPRRRSAPSFPDSQDILRFIADNPDRRSKRDIARAFAIKGPDRRRLQDLLGEMAAKGELERAPRHGLRAGGMPPVAVIEVVGVDDEGDLLARPTGGQQDSEITIIVPLEKHRRKAPGPGDRLLARLTPTGPEGYEARVIKRLGQGPEEVLGIFEMVGGQGRVQPVERRTRRDYAVSGPDAQGAQPGDLVLADVLPGRRYGLPKARVSQRLGHIEAPGAFSAIAIQSHGIPSKFSAAALAQAEAATEPELGRREDLRELPLVTIDPVEARDFDDAVWAAADDDGANPGGFRLLVAIADVAAYVAPGSALDSEARERGNSVYFPDRVVAMLPEALSNELCSLKPGRDRACLAVWMTIDADGRLHHQRFCRGLMRSAARLSYQQVQDAHDGYPGGNPDAATKALVEPVIKPLYAAFRALAFERSRRQPLELVVPEMRVKLDDAGRILSVAPRPPLESHRLIEEFMVAANVAAARTLTDRAAPCMYRVHPPPEEEALDGLRPVLASVGLKLARGQVPRPQSFNTLIDKAAATPHARLVNELILRAQSQATYDPRNQGHFGLALSHYAHFTSPIRRYADVCVHRALIASLGLGDDGLPEEAAAEFAELGRQISATERRAMKAERETVDRFLVAHLEDRRGAVFSARISGVIGAGLFVALDENGADGFVPGRSLIGDRYRFDEQAMALVGESQGRRYRLGDAVEVRLVEAVAASATLRFELCEDDPGQLEDRYGIARTPRPKRRQRQR, encoded by the coding sequence GTGCCCCGCCGCCGCAGCGCGCCGTCCTTCCCCGACAGCCAAGACATCCTGCGCTTTATTGCCGACAATCCCGACCGCCGCAGCAAGCGCGATATCGCCCGGGCCTTCGCCATCAAGGGGCCGGATCGCCGCCGGCTGCAGGATCTGCTCGGCGAAATGGCGGCAAAGGGCGAGCTCGAACGGGCGCCGCGCCACGGCCTGAGGGCGGGCGGCATGCCGCCGGTGGCGGTGATCGAGGTCGTCGGCGTCGACGACGAGGGCGATTTGCTGGCCCGGCCCACCGGTGGCCAGCAGGACAGCGAAATCACCATCATCGTGCCCCTGGAAAAACACCGGCGCAAGGCACCGGGGCCCGGCGACCGCCTGTTGGCCCGCCTCACGCCGACCGGGCCGGAGGGCTATGAGGCGCGCGTCATCAAGCGCCTGGGCCAGGGGCCCGAGGAAGTGCTGGGCATTTTCGAGATGGTCGGCGGCCAGGGCCGCGTCCAGCCCGTCGAGCGGCGCACCAGGCGCGACTATGCCGTATCGGGACCGGACGCCCAGGGCGCCCAGCCCGGCGATCTGGTGCTGGCCGACGTCCTGCCGGGGCGGCGCTACGGCCTGCCTAAGGCCCGGGTGAGCCAGCGCCTGGGTCATATCGAGGCGCCCGGCGCCTTCAGCGCCATCGCCATCCAGAGCCACGGCATTCCGAGCAAATTCAGCGCCGCCGCCCTGGCCCAGGCCGAGGCAGCAACGGAGCCGGAGCTCGGCCGGCGCGAGGACCTGCGCGAGCTGCCGCTGGTCACAATCGACCCGGTCGAGGCCCGGGATTTCGACGACGCCGTCTGGGCCGCGGCCGACGACGACGGCGCCAATCCCGGCGGCTTCCGCCTGCTGGTGGCCATCGCCGACGTGGCGGCCTACGTGGCTCCGGGCAGCGCCCTCGATAGCGAGGCCCGCGAGCGCGGCAATTCGGTCTACTTCCCCGACCGCGTCGTGGCCATGCTGCCGGAAGCGCTCTCGAACGAGCTTTGTTCGCTCAAGCCGGGGCGCGACCGGGCCTGCCTGGCGGTCTGGATGACCATCGACGCCGACGGCCGGCTGCACCATCAGCGCTTCTGCCGCGGCCTGATGCGCTCGGCCGCGCGGCTCAGCTACCAGCAAGTACAAGACGCCCATGATGGATACCCGGGGGGCAATCCCGACGCCGCCACGAAGGCGCTCGTCGAGCCGGTGATCAAGCCCCTCTATGCCGCCTTCCGGGCGCTGGCCTTTGAGCGCAGCCGACGCCAGCCCCTGGAGCTGGTGGTGCCGGAGATGCGCGTCAAACTGGACGACGCGGGGCGCATTCTCTCGGTGGCCCCGCGCCCGCCGCTCGAGAGCCACCGCTTGATCGAGGAATTCATGGTCGCCGCCAACGTCGCCGCCGCCCGCACCCTCACGGACCGCGCCGCGCCCTGCATGTACCGCGTCCACCCGCCGCCCGAGGAGGAAGCCCTGGATGGCTTGCGGCCGGTCCTGGCGAGCGTCGGCCTGAAGCTGGCCCGTGGTCAGGTGCCGCGGCCCCAGAGCTTCAACACCCTGATCGACAAGGCCGCCGCCACGCCGCATGCCCGGCTGGTCAACGAGCTCATTCTGCGGGCCCAGTCGCAGGCCACTTACGATCCCCGGAACCAGGGCCACTTCGGCCTGGCGCTCAGCCACTACGCCCATTTCACCTCGCCCATCCGGCGCTACGCCGACGTCTGCGTGCACCGCGCCTTGATCGCCAGCCTGGGTCTCGGCGACGATGGCCTGCCCGAGGAGGCGGCGGCGGAATTCGCCGAGCTGGGCCGCCAGATCTCGGCCACCGAGCGCCGCGCCATGAAGGCCGAACGCGAGACCGTCGACCGTTTCCTGGTGGCCCACCTGGAGGACCGCCGGGGCGCCGTTTTTTCCGCCCGCATCTCGGGCGTCATCGGGGCCGGCCTGTTTGTCGCCCTGGACGAGAACGGCGCCGACGGCTTCGTTCCCGGGCGCAGCCTGATCGGCGATCGCTACCGCTTCGACGAGCAGGCCATGGCCTTGGTGGGCGAAAGCCAGGGCCGGCGCTACCGGCTGGGCGACGCGGTCGAGGTGCGGCTGGTGGAAGCGGTAGCGGCCAGCGCCACCTTGCGCTTCGAACTGTGCGAGGACGATCCGGGTCAGCTCGAGGACCGTTACGGTATCGCCCGGACGCCCCGCCCCAAGCGCCGCCAGCGCCAGCGCTAA
- a CDS encoding DUF983 domain-containing protein, giving the protein MTVETIPDPEPRPRLAALWRGLRRRCPSCGEGALFTGYLRVAAACGNCGQALEGHRADDAPPYFTVLVVGHIVFTGVLLGETNLAPPLWLHLGFWLLLALVLALYLLPRFNGALIGLQWSLSMHGFGGHQDRGQDGQP; this is encoded by the coding sequence ATGACAGTAGAGACCATCCCCGACCCCGAGCCGCGCCCCCGGCTGGCGGCACTATGGCGCGGCCTCAGGCGGCGCTGCCCAAGTTGTGGCGAGGGCGCGCTGTTCACCGGCTATCTCCGCGTCGCCGCCGCCTGCGGCAATTGCGGCCAGGCGCTGGAGGGCCATCGCGCCGACGATGCGCCGCCCTACTTCACCGTCCTGGTGGTCGGCCATATCGTGTTTACCGGCGTGCTGCTGGGAGAGACCAATTTGGCGCCGCCGCTGTGGCTGCACCTGGGCTTTTGGCTGTTGCTGGCGCTGGTACTGGCGCTCTATTTGCTGCCGCGCTTCAACGGGGCGCTCATCGGCCTGCAATGGAGTCTCTCCATGCACGGCTTCGGGGGACACCAAGACCGGGGCCAGGACGGCCAGCCATGA